A stretch of Leptospira sp. WS39.C2 DNA encodes these proteins:
- a CDS encoding aminotransferase class V-fold PLP-dependent enzyme, whose translation MSQSPSVIPSFPQFSNWKGISEYFPVQKESVWLNYCGTTPVSTYAIEVMNVYLQEYAKMGIFTPNFSEPVIKKEIRGYLAEILHCDPTEIGIVHNTSEGMNFYSHSIQIPKGKRILVLENEYPSNVYPWEHWQNKGVSLEFIKVGKTPTEFLENLKQELEKNDVFLLSLSPVHWCTGVVFDMDAVSKLCESFGTKLVIDGSQAVGHIPLDFSKTKVAFCAFAAWKWLLGPLGLGVIYISKEESKGFQLVFKGQASVVNDSNYFPYRDEWKPAAEQFEQSTINFNDWIYFYASLKMLSTLGFSRVQERIYEVAGMLKDMLHELGFSLESDAFPDVKTGILAITGHKDPKKFQPEAIQAHLKQNGIITAVRLGRLRMAPHIGIEGEHINRVKTYLQSYLDLV comes from the coding sequence ATGTCCCAATCTCCATCAGTGATCCCTTCTTTTCCCCAATTTTCAAACTGGAAAGGCATTTCCGAGTATTTCCCCGTACAAAAAGAATCGGTTTGGTTGAACTATTGTGGAACCACTCCTGTTTCGACCTATGCCATTGAAGTGATGAATGTCTACTTACAAGAATATGCAAAAATGGGGATCTTCACTCCTAATTTTTCGGAACCCGTAATCAAAAAAGAAATTCGTGGTTATCTTGCGGAAATATTACATTGTGATCCCACAGAGATTGGAATTGTACATAACACCAGTGAGGGGATGAATTTTTATTCTCATAGCATCCAAATCCCCAAAGGCAAACGGATTTTGGTTTTGGAAAATGAATACCCAAGTAATGTATACCCTTGGGAACATTGGCAAAACAAAGGTGTGAGTTTAGAGTTTATCAAAGTTGGCAAAACACCAACGGAATTTTTAGAAAATCTAAAACAAGAATTAGAAAAAAATGATGTGTTTCTCCTTAGCCTATCACCTGTTCACTGGTGCACGGGAGTAGTGTTTGATATGGATGCAGTTTCTAAATTATGTGAAAGTTTTGGAACTAAACTTGTGATTGACGGAAGCCAAGCAGTTGGCCATATCCCCCTTGACTTTTCTAAAACAAAGGTAGCATTTTGTGCCTTTGCTGCTTGGAAATGGTTACTTGGTCCTCTGGGACTTGGTGTCATTTACATTTCCAAAGAAGAATCAAAAGGTTTCCAATTGGTTTTCAAAGGACAAGCAAGTGTCGTAAACGATTCCAATTATTTTCCATACCGCGATGAATGGAAACCCGCAGCAGAACAATTTGAACAAAGTACAATTAATTTCAATGATTGGATTTATTTTTATGCCTCACTCAAAATGTTGTCCACACTTGGATTTTCACGTGTCCAGGAAAGGATCTATGAAGTAGCAGGGATGTTAAAAGACATGTTACACGAGTTAGGATTTTCTTTAGAATCAGATGCTTTCCCTGATGTCAAAACAGGAATTCTCGCCATTACAGGGCACAAAGACCCTAAAAAATTCCAACCAGAAGCCATCCAGGCCCATCTGAAACAAAATGGAATCATCACAGCGGTTCGGTTGGGGCGACTTCGGATGGCACCTCATATAGGAATTGAAGGAGAACATATAAATCGTGTGAAAACCTATTTACAATCTTATTTGGATTTAGTGTAA
- the rpmG gene encoding 50S ribosomal protein L33 — MREIIKLTCVPCAIPGRSNYFQTKNKKTKSEKLVTKKYCKYCKSHTDHKESKV, encoded by the coding sequence ATGAGAGAAATCATAAAACTAACCTGTGTCCCATGTGCGATACCTGGGCGGTCAAATTACTTCCAGACTAAGAATAAAAAGACAAAGTCGGAAAAACTTGTGACAAAAAAATATTGCAAATATTGCAAATCACATACGGATCACAAGGAATCCAAAGTCTAA
- the argB gene encoding acetylglutamate kinase, producing the protein MNHQSEKINHILEALPYLIKYSGKTIVIKYGGAAMVEEELKASFAEDIVLLKYLGINPVVVHGGGPEINSLIKSLNLNTQFIRGHRVTDEATMEVVEMVLTGKVNKQIVSLIQEKGGKPVGLSGKDGSLAIAEKYLMEVEGEDGKTQKIDLGLVGEITSVDPNIILTLQREGFIPIISPVAMSKEGQTLNINADTMAGAIAQALHADKLILLTDTPGILIDGQLVTGLKKVDIHTYIKTGQISGGMIPKVECCLGAIDSGVKRAHIIDGRVPHSVLIEILTNQGIGSLIEQG; encoded by the coding sequence ATGAACCACCAATCAGAAAAAATCAATCATATCTTAGAAGCACTTCCTTATTTGATCAAATATTCTGGAAAAACCATCGTCATCAAATATGGTGGAGCGGCCATGGTGGAGGAAGAACTGAAAGCTTCTTTTGCAGAAGACATTGTTTTACTCAAATACTTAGGAATCAATCCTGTTGTGGTCCATGGTGGTGGGCCTGAAATTAATTCTCTTATCAAATCACTAAACCTGAACACGCAGTTCATCCGAGGCCATCGTGTGACGGATGAAGCGACGATGGAAGTGGTAGAGATGGTTCTCACTGGTAAAGTGAACAAACAAATAGTTTCTCTCATCCAAGAAAAGGGAGGAAAACCCGTTGGCCTTTCCGGTAAAGATGGTAGCCTTGCTATTGCTGAAAAATACCTCATGGAAGTCGAAGGAGAGGATGGCAAAACTCAAAAAATCGACTTGGGACTTGTTGGTGAAATTACATCAGTTGACCCAAATATCATCCTCACCTTACAACGAGAAGGTTTTATTCCGATCATTTCCCCAGTTGCCATGTCAAAAGAAGGCCAAACTCTTAATATCAATGCTGACACTATGGCAGGAGCAATTGCACAAGCACTCCATGCTGACAAACTCATTTTACTCACTGACACTCCTGGGATCCTGATTGATGGCCAATTGGTAACTGGTCTCAAAAAAGTCGATATTCATACTTATATAAAAACTGGACAGATCTCTGGTGGCATGATACCAAAAGTAGAGTGTTGTTTGGGTGCGATTGATTCTGGAGTCAAACGTGCTCATATTATCGATGGTCGAGTGCCCCATTCCGTCTTAATTGAGATTTTGACAAACCAAGGGATTGGAAGTTTGATTGAACAAGGATAG
- the alr gene encoding alanine racemase, producing the protein MQSSRIYLSRSAFSHNIALFRKLIGPKSKFTAIVKSNAYGHGLLATASIALDAGADYLGVNSLEEAASIRRVFSKATILIMGSIPNLHERKAELADENFWVMVSRVEEIEILAKLSPTPKIHLKVDTGMSRLGIPIQNAEVIAKEIAEKKLPLSGIATHFASTEDFTEHSYSMLQLGRFQETIDTFAKHGFIDLICHCASSASAMLFSEARMDLVRVGISLYGLWPSLETKLSLSLMKKDVGMLKPALSWKTQIQHIQNLNPGTFIGYGSSFKTTHETRLAVVPVGYYEGLDRKLSNHGYMLVNGERARILGRICMNMTMLDITHIPDAKIGDDVVILGKSGNEVISADDHATWTGTINYEVVTKILGSFPRIIED; encoded by the coding sequence GTGCAATCTTCAAGGATTTACCTCTCTCGTTCTGCTTTTAGCCATAATATTGCTCTTTTTCGAAAACTGATTGGTCCCAAATCAAAATTCACGGCCATCGTGAAATCCAATGCTTACGGACACGGCCTACTTGCCACGGCATCCATTGCTCTTGATGCTGGTGCTGATTATTTGGGAGTCAATTCCCTAGAAGAAGCGGCGTCCATCCGTCGTGTGTTTTCCAAAGCCACCATTCTCATCATGGGAAGTATTCCCAATTTACACGAAAGAAAGGCAGAACTTGCTGATGAGAACTTTTGGGTAATGGTTTCTCGCGTAGAGGAAATTGAAATTTTAGCAAAACTTTCCCCCACTCCCAAAATCCATTTAAAGGTTGATACTGGGATGAGCCGTTTGGGGATCCCCATACAAAATGCCGAAGTCATTGCCAAAGAAATTGCAGAAAAAAAGCTCCCCCTTTCTGGGATCGCGACTCACTTTGCGAGTACGGAAGATTTTACAGAACATAGTTATTCCATGTTACAACTAGGAAGGTTCCAAGAAACGATCGATACATTCGCTAAACACGGGTTTATCGATCTAATCTGCCACTGTGCTTCTTCGGCTTCGGCGATGTTATTTTCTGAAGCAAGGATGGACCTAGTACGTGTGGGAATTTCCCTTTACGGACTTTGGCCAAGTCTCGAAACCAAACTTTCTCTTTCTCTCATGAAAAAAGATGTGGGAATGTTAAAACCTGCTCTCAGTTGGAAAACACAAATCCAACACATCCAAAACCTAAACCCAGGTACATTTATAGGGTATGGATCTTCTTTTAAAACGACTCATGAAACAAGGCTTGCTGTTGTGCCTGTTGGGTATTACGAAGGCCTTGATCGAAAGCTTTCTAACCATGGTTATATGCTCGTTAATGGGGAACGTGCCAGAATATTAGGAAGGATTTGTATGAATATGACGATGCTTGACATCACCCATATTCCTGATGCTAAAATTGGTGACGATGTTGTGATTTTAGGAAAATCTGGAAACGAAGTGATCTCTGCCGATGACCATGCCACTTGGACTGGTACCATCAACTATGAAGTGGTGACTAAAATTTTGGGATCCTTCCCTCGTATAATAGAAGATTAG
- a CDS encoding TraR/DksA family transcriptional regulator has product MPKPAAKSSAEKGVDKKFIEEVRELLQEKKESLLIKLNQWEDTSSPSGLKEMGDIADIASELNSEALTSVLTENEIETLREIELALEKIENGTYGICEGTKKKIPLARLKAIPWTRFTVEFAEQMAKSRNRAGGYRMDSLSAYPTTGMDVDSLD; this is encoded by the coding sequence ATGCCTAAACCAGCTGCAAAATCCTCCGCCGAAAAGGGAGTCGACAAGAAGTTCATCGAAGAGGTGCGTGAGCTCCTCCAAGAGAAAAAAGAATCTCTTCTCATCAAACTCAACCAGTGGGAAGACACAAGTTCTCCTTCTGGCCTCAAGGAAATGGGAGATATTGCAGACATCGCATCCGAACTCAATTCAGAAGCGCTCACTTCTGTTTTGACTGAAAACGAAATTGAGACTCTACGTGAGATCGAACTCGCTTTAGAGAAAATTGAAAACGGAACCTATGGAATCTGTGAAGGGACAAAGAAAAAAATCCCTCTTGCAAGACTCAAAGCAATCCCGTGGACAAGATTCACTGTAGAATTTGCGGAACAAATGGCGAAAAGCCGTAACCGCGCTGGTGGTTACCGAATGGATTCTCTTTCGGCGTACCCCACAACTGGAATGGATGTAGATTCTCTCGACTAG
- a CDS encoding alpha/beta fold hydrolase, translating to MSERQTYNWKNHRLTYVRHKSLNPKSKEIIVLIGGWCSAAGYWGLNIPFFRTLGEVIELDLVGHYPAEIFDQKKGLTLQDFLETQAQGIWAAAGEKDITLVGHSTGGMAVLAIASLFPQRIKQVISIAPFVHGPVPGILKIGVVGLRANLGTFFDFGFKIGKSLPKALQIGFSYGVYDSKAFHEREDIKQFLKEYNPQFECLNPRQILMILEMLDRTDIRPIVFGNQVPTLIMRGEEDPIIPGKDVMELERTTPHVKAVLFSECGHFVHMEKQKAAEKVMKDFLLMKKSSASKKSFF from the coding sequence ATGTCAGAACGACAAACATACAATTGGAAAAATCATCGACTTACTTATGTTAGGCATAAGTCTCTCAATCCCAAATCCAAAGAAATCATTGTCCTAATAGGAGGTTGGTGTTCGGCAGCTGGGTATTGGGGTCTCAACATTCCTTTTTTTCGAACTTTGGGAGAAGTCATCGAACTCGATTTAGTAGGCCATTACCCAGCGGAAATTTTTGACCAAAAAAAAGGCCTTACCCTCCAAGATTTTTTAGAAACACAGGCCCAAGGGATTTGGGCTGCAGCGGGAGAAAAAGACATCACACTTGTTGGCCACTCTACTGGTGGAATGGCAGTCCTTGCCATTGCCTCCCTTTTCCCACAACGCATCAAACAAGTGATATCCATTGCACCTTTTGTACATGGGCCAGTCCCTGGGATCTTAAAAATAGGAGTTGTAGGGTTACGTGCCAACTTAGGAACCTTTTTTGACTTTGGATTTAAGATTGGGAAGTCCCTACCGAAAGCATTACAAATTGGATTTTCGTATGGAGTGTATGACTCGAAAGCCTTTCATGAAAGAGAAGATATCAAACAATTCCTAAAAGAATACAACCCTCAATTTGAATGTTTGAATCCAAGGCAAATCCTCATGATCTTAGAGATGCTCGACCGCACAGACATCCGTCCCATTGTATTTGGAAACCAAGTGCCAACACTCATCATGCGAGGAGAAGAAGATCCTATCATTCCAGGAAAAGATGTGATGGAATTAGAAAGAACAACACCACATGTAAAAGCCGTATTGTTTTCAGAATGTGGACATTTTGTTCACATGGAAAAACAAAAAGCAGCAGAGAAAGTGATGAAAGATTTTCTTCTCATGAAAAAATCTTCTGCTAGTAAGAAGTCCTTTTTTTAA
- a CDS encoding carbon-nitrogen hydrolase family protein: MNFKAAVVQVTSTARVSNNLTKCRQLVEGAAKAGAKVIGLPENFSFMGSESEKQNLLGQIEEETFSFLKETAKDLGIYLLGGGFPTKAPTGKVFNTAVIFNPNGEEVFRYHKVHLFDAVIGDGFPYKESNQTEAGEKIPNIVATEYGNISSAICYDLRFPELFRALSKQGVDLCFLPAAFTVPTGEAHWHVLLRARAIENLMYVLAPGQTGTHDPHGKRKTFGHSLIISPWGEILAELDSEEGYAIATIEMEKLSEIRNALPSLHHRKF, encoded by the coding sequence ATGAATTTTAAAGCCGCCGTTGTGCAAGTCACAAGTACAGCAAGAGTCTCAAATAACCTAACCAAGTGTAGGCAACTTGTGGAAGGTGCGGCAAAGGCCGGCGCCAAAGTCATTGGGCTTCCTGAAAATTTTTCCTTTATGGGAAGTGAATCCGAAAAACAAAACCTACTTGGCCAAATTGAGGAAGAAACCTTTTCCTTTTTAAAAGAAACGGCAAAGGATCTTGGGATTTATCTTTTAGGAGGTGGATTCCCTACTAAAGCACCAACTGGAAAGGTGTTCAATACAGCTGTCATTTTCAACCCAAACGGAGAGGAAGTATTCCGTTACCACAAAGTGCATTTGTTTGATGCGGTTATCGGAGACGGATTTCCTTACAAAGAATCCAATCAAACAGAAGCGGGAGAAAAAATTCCAAATATAGTCGCAACAGAATACGGAAATATCTCTTCTGCCATTTGTTATGACCTGCGTTTTCCAGAACTCTTTCGTGCCTTATCCAAACAAGGTGTGGATTTGTGTTTTTTACCCGCTGCTTTTACAGTTCCTACAGGAGAAGCCCATTGGCATGTTCTCCTTCGGGCAAGGGCCATAGAAAATTTAATGTATGTCCTCGCACCAGGCCAGACGGGAACCCATGACCCACATGGAAAACGAAAAACCTTTGGTCACTCACTCATCATCTCTCCTTGGGGAGAGATTTTAGCGGAGCTCGATTCCGAAGAAGGATATGCCATCGCTACCATCGAAATGGAAAAACTTTCTGAGATTCGTAATGCCTTACCGAGTTTACACCACCGAAAGTTTTGA
- a CDS encoding YiiD C-terminal domain-containing protein, translating to MRNRTALLEYKVHPLWKFLEETYGFEEAFRIFKPYEGANILPKLVDQNTMVVSMPLVLSNTNYVGTHFGGSLYSMCDPFFMFLLMLNLGKDYMVWDKGAKIDFVKPGEGTVTATFHLPNSEFEEIKTILQKEKKTIRTYEVEVLGEDGKTVAKIIKDLYIRRLT from the coding sequence ATGAGAAATAGAACAGCATTACTCGAATATAAGGTCCACCCTCTTTGGAAATTTTTAGAGGAAACTTACGGATTTGAAGAAGCCTTTCGTATTTTCAAACCATACGAAGGGGCCAACATTTTACCCAAGTTGGTAGATCAAAATACAATGGTAGTATCGATGCCACTGGTTTTATCCAATACAAATTATGTTGGGACACATTTTGGTGGTTCCTTGTATTCGATGTGTGATCCCTTTTTTATGTTCTTGTTAATGTTAAATTTGGGAAAAGATTATATGGTTTGGGACAAAGGTGCAAAAATAGATTTTGTTAAACCAGGAGAAGGTACGGTCACCGCAACCTTCCACCTACCCAATTCAGAATTTGAAGAAATCAAAACTATTTTACAAAAAGAGAAAAAAACGATCCGTACTTACGAAGTCGAAGTTCTTGGTGAAGATGGGAAAACAGTTGCGAAAATCATAAAAGATTTGTACATCCGTAGGCTCACTTAA
- a CDS encoding bile acid:sodium symporter family protein → MLTHLSKLIVNAFPLVLLGIAGFGFLEPEKLVWFKGHWITYSLGLIMLGMGLSLEVEDFLRIFRQPKPILIGTTLQYSIMPLLGYSLGYWFDLPEVYAVGLILVSCCPGGTASNVITFLAKANVPLSVTLTSVSTILGIAFTPALVAFFIGSRLEIDRLGLVLTTFQVILLPVGLGLFLKSFFPKVTEKTKDVFPVLSVLLIAMIVASIIASGKETILTSDYRIFFAVVFLHLGGFGFGGIFAWVLTRDAKISQTISIEVGMQNSGLGAVLAKTHFLDPSTAIPSALSSLTHSLLGSLFATYFRREPKKPAIVN, encoded by the coding sequence GTGTTAACTCATCTCTCAAAATTAATTGTAAACGCCTTTCCTCTTGTATTGTTAGGAATTGCTGGGTTTGGATTTTTAGAACCTGAAAAACTGGTTTGGTTTAAGGGCCATTGGATTACCTATAGTTTAGGTCTCATCATGCTTGGGATGGGGCTCTCTTTGGAAGTAGAAGACTTCCTTAGGATCTTTAGACAACCAAAACCAATTCTTATTGGTACAACATTGCAATATTCCATTATGCCTTTGTTAGGTTATTCACTTGGGTATTGGTTCGATTTACCAGAAGTCTATGCAGTGGGACTCATCCTTGTTTCTTGTTGCCCGGGAGGAACCGCATCAAACGTCATCACATTTCTTGCAAAGGCCAATGTTCCCCTCAGTGTCACACTTACATCCGTTTCCACAATCCTTGGAATTGCGTTCACACCAGCCCTTGTTGCTTTTTTCATAGGGAGTCGGTTGGAGATTGATCGTTTGGGTCTTGTTCTTACCACCTTCCAAGTCATCCTTCTACCCGTTGGTCTTGGTCTTTTTCTCAAATCTTTTTTCCCAAAGGTTACCGAGAAAACAAAGGATGTATTCCCCGTACTTTCTGTACTCCTCATTGCGATGATTGTGGCTTCCATCATTGCCAGTGGGAAAGAAACCATCTTAACTTCTGACTACCGAATCTTCTTTGCCGTGGTCTTTTTGCATTTAGGTGGGTTTGGATTCGGCGGAATTTTTGCCTGGGTGTTGACACGTGATGCAAAAATTTCCCAAACCATCTCCATTGAGGTGGGGATGCAGAATTCAGGGCTTGGGGCAGTGCTTGCTAAAACCCATTTTCTCGATCCGAGCACAGCGATACCGAGTGCTCTCTCGAGCCTGACACATTCGCTCTTGGGGAGTCTCTTTGCGACCTATTTTCGAAGAGAGCCGAAAAAACCCGCTATTGTGAATTGA